The following coding sequences lie in one Peribacillus frigoritolerans genomic window:
- a CDS encoding MFS transporter, which produces MKKSRVLFASLAGSVIEWYDFYLYGTATGLVFTTLFFPNHDPAISLLLAFVTFGAGYAARPIGSILFGHMGDRIGRKAALMFTLIGMGGSSMLIGVLPTYAQVGLAAPAILVVLRLIQGISLGGEWGGAILLATESAPKGVRGLYGSIPQLGVPIGLVAGSFSLTLISSLTTDAQFLSWGWRIPFLLSGVLIGLAIWVRSGIEETPEFKAQKDSGDLAKVPIIETLKHDWKSVLQVIGLKIGDGFFNVFIMSYVLVFTTLYFGYSQDSALTGLTIGCATMLVTIPIIGYISDFVDRKIIYFGGLILLFVLAIPYFTMIGRGVGWFYIMQAIVLGVIWGAIFSTQGTLFSELFPAKVRYTGLSVGYQVAAAIAGFGPLIWTTMAESYGPSPLVFGGFMMAGLAISLALCILSPHFSRRREKDQTLKPHELDLN; this is translated from the coding sequence ATGAAAAAAAGTCGAGTTCTTTTCGCTAGTTTAGCTGGTTCCGTTATTGAGTGGTACGATTTCTATTTATACGGGACAGCAACGGGCCTGGTTTTTACAACTCTATTCTTTCCCAATCATGATCCAGCGATTTCACTTCTTCTCGCCTTTGTCACATTCGGGGCTGGTTACGCAGCCCGTCCAATCGGCAGCATCCTGTTCGGTCATATGGGCGATCGCATCGGCCGGAAGGCAGCACTCATGTTCACCCTTATTGGTATGGGAGGGAGTTCAATGCTAATCGGTGTTCTGCCCACTTATGCCCAGGTTGGGTTGGCCGCCCCCGCCATCTTGGTGGTGCTGAGGTTGATTCAAGGAATTTCCTTGGGAGGTGAATGGGGCGGAGCCATCCTATTGGCAACGGAATCTGCTCCTAAAGGTGTCCGTGGGTTATATGGATCTATTCCCCAACTAGGAGTCCCCATCGGCTTGGTTGCCGGTTCTTTCAGCCTAACCCTTATTAGTTCCTTGACAACCGATGCCCAATTTTTATCTTGGGGTTGGCGGATTCCATTCCTTTTAAGCGGTGTACTGATCGGATTGGCAATCTGGGTAAGGAGTGGCATTGAAGAAACGCCGGAATTTAAAGCGCAGAAAGATAGCGGCGATCTTGCGAAAGTTCCCATTATTGAAACGTTGAAACACGATTGGAAAAGTGTGCTGCAAGTGATCGGACTAAAGATTGGGGATGGGTTCTTCAATGTATTCATCATGTCCTATGTTCTCGTCTTTACTACACTGTATTTTGGTTATTCCCAAGATTCAGCCCTTACCGGCTTAACGATTGGTTGCGCTACAATGCTAGTTACCATTCCTATCATTGGTTACATTTCAGATTTTGTCGATCGAAAAATCATCTATTTTGGGGGCCTTATTCTCCTTTTCGTCTTGGCCATCCCATATTTCACAATGATTGGGCGTGGAGTCGGCTGGTTCTACATTATGCAGGCAATTGTACTCGGCGTCATCTGGGGAGCCATTTTTTCTACACAAGGGACATTATTCTCGGAGCTCTTTCCAGCCAAAGTCCGTTATACTGGATTATCCGTCGGTTATCAGGTTGCGGCAGCCATTGCAGGTTTCGGTCCGCTCATCTGGACCACCATGGCGGAATCATATGGCCCATCCCCTTTGGTATTTGGCGGATTCATGATGGCAGGTCTCGCGATTTCCCTGGCACTTTGTATATTATCACCGCATTTCAGCAGAAGGAGAGAAAAGGATCAAACACTCAAACCACATGAGCTGGATTTGAACTGA
- a CDS encoding spore germination protein, with protein MGVTSLIRNVGKLLRKTKEKKSSVQNNYQDSKPADSLDVNFSRNVETLRSVYDNCSDVMFRSFLLFGKTRAMLIYIAGLSDIEAIEQYVLSPLMQESSKEPQPLNEFIEHKMPVPKVVKVNMLADCIESISTGNPILLYEGESDGFSLGLSKWEKRAIEEPMAEGGVRGSREGFIESLEVNTSQLRRIIKSPALKIQSMKIGTYTRTNVSIAYIDGLADKTLIEEITTRLERIKIDGILESEYIEEMIEDNPYSPFPQIMTTERPDVACSCLLEGRAVILVEGTPFTLIAPISFFSLIQSQEDYAQRFMAGTFIRWLRYIFMGLSLLLPSLYVAILTFHHEAVPTALLLSSAASRESVPFPAIVEALAMEITFEALREAGVRLPKQVGSAVSIVGALVIGQASVQAGLVSAPMVIVVAITGIASFMMPRYIAGIAFRMLRFPMMLLAGTLGLLGIMMGIIAIVIHLCSLRSFGVPYLTPLAPLKDQELKDVLWRAPWWKMTTRPRLTGDSNVYRQPPEQGPNPKRGSETE; from the coding sequence ATGGGGGTAACCAGCTTGATTCGTAATGTGGGCAAATTGTTAAGGAAAACGAAAGAAAAAAAATCCAGTGTACAAAATAATTACCAAGATTCTAAGCCTGCAGATTCACTTGATGTGAATTTCAGCCGAAATGTAGAAACACTTCGTTCAGTTTATGATAATTGCTCGGATGTCATGTTCCGTTCGTTCTTACTTTTCGGAAAGACGAGAGCCATGCTTATTTACATTGCGGGACTCTCAGACATCGAGGCGATAGAGCAGTATGTTCTATCTCCACTCATGCAAGAGTCATCAAAAGAGCCACAGCCATTAAATGAGTTTATTGAACATAAAATGCCCGTTCCTAAAGTGGTAAAAGTGAATATGTTGGCGGACTGCATTGAATCGATTTCCACTGGAAACCCGATCCTTCTATATGAAGGGGAAAGCGATGGATTTTCTTTAGGATTGTCCAAATGGGAAAAGCGGGCGATTGAAGAACCTATGGCAGAGGGGGGAGTTAGGGGGTCACGAGAGGGATTTATTGAATCTCTAGAGGTAAATACGTCCCAATTGCGACGTATTATTAAAAGTCCTGCCCTTAAAATACAATCGATGAAGATCGGAACTTATACCAGGACGAATGTTTCGATTGCTTATATTGATGGACTAGCGGATAAAACACTGATTGAAGAGATTACAACTCGGTTGGAACGAATTAAAATAGACGGTATTTTAGAAAGCGAGTACATCGAGGAAATGATTGAGGACAATCCGTATTCACCTTTCCCTCAGATCATGACGACAGAACGGCCGGATGTAGCCTGTTCTTGCTTGCTGGAGGGACGGGCTGTCATTCTTGTAGAAGGAACCCCTTTTACTTTAATTGCACCAATATCCTTCTTTTCTTTGATTCAATCACAAGAGGATTATGCTCAACGTTTTATGGCAGGCACCTTTATCCGTTGGTTACGTTATATTTTTATGGGATTATCTCTTTTGCTTCCGTCCCTATATGTTGCTATTTTGACGTTCCATCATGAGGCGGTCCCAACCGCACTCCTGCTAAGCAGCGCGGCATCACGGGAATCGGTCCCTTTTCCTGCAATAGTAGAGGCATTGGCTATGGAAATTACCTTTGAAGCACTAAGAGAGGCAGGGGTTCGATTGCCGAAGCAGGTAGGTTCTGCTGTCAGCATTGTTGGAGCGCTAGTGATTGGTCAAGCTTCCGTACAAGCGGGGTTGGTTTCAGCGCCAATGGTCATTGTAGTTGCGATTACGGGAATCGCTTCTTTTATGATGCCTCGTTATATTGCCGGAATTGCTTTCCGGATGCTGCGTTTTCCTATGATGCTGCTTGCCGGTACATTAGGACTGCTTGGTATCATGATGGGGATCATTGCCATAGTCATTCACTTATGCAGCTTGCGTTCCTTCGGCGTTCCCTACTTAACGCCACTGGCACCGTTAAAAGATCAAGAGCTGAAAGATGTGCTGTGGAGGGCTCCTTGGTGGAAGATGACTACACGTCCGCGCCTCACAGGGGATTCTAATGTATACCGTCAACCTCCGGAGCAGGGACCAAATCCAAAAAGGGGAAGTGAAACGGAGTGA
- a CDS encoding Ger(x)C family spore germination protein, translated as MEKVKRRHFMKSVLLLLGICGTTPFLSGCWDRVEITDLAIVTAAAIDKNDNDHIELSVQVFIPSSISGGGGGQGGGSSQGGGAVTTLVRYEKGSNISDALSKLQSKLPRKVFWGHCKVFVFGEQLAKEGIQEQLDFLLRHPQPREKANVYVSKGKAKPILESLPPLENYSGEVLRELSDLHIGMLVTLQDLDEMLTGIPQAAALPFVKILPPGKGQTKLQGIPYIVGTAVFKKDKMTGMMTEKETRGLLWLRDEVESYTVTIKPKGVKGKISLSPVSAKVKIIPQIINGEWKLLVKVNTDGSVIQNGTNLNLSNPKSLKAAERAYQKDIEKRIEMAFLNTQHKKADILGLGKDFYRKYPKQFNKVDNHWDEIFSEMEVEVDVAAHIRRQGYINKPAGLSEEEVKDK; from the coding sequence TTGGAGAAAGTAAAGAGGCGTCATTTCATGAAAAGCGTCCTTCTTTTGCTCGGTATTTGTGGAACAACCCCTTTTCTAAGCGGTTGTTGGGATCGAGTGGAAATCACTGATTTGGCGATTGTCACAGCAGCCGCCATCGATAAGAACGATAATGATCACATCGAACTATCCGTCCAAGTTTTTATTCCAAGTTCAATAAGTGGTGGAGGCGGCGGTCAAGGAGGAGGGAGCAGTCAAGGAGGGGGTGCGGTTACGACATTGGTAAGATATGAAAAAGGCTCTAATATTTCAGATGCATTGTCAAAGCTTCAGAGCAAGCTTCCGCGAAAAGTATTTTGGGGACATTGTAAAGTATTTGTATTCGGTGAACAGTTAGCGAAGGAAGGAATTCAAGAGCAGCTGGATTTTCTGCTGCGCCATCCGCAGCCAAGAGAGAAAGCAAATGTGTATGTCAGCAAAGGGAAAGCAAAGCCTATTCTTGAATCTTTGCCACCCCTGGAAAACTATTCAGGCGAAGTGCTTAGAGAACTATCTGATTTACATATCGGGATGCTGGTAACACTGCAGGATTTAGATGAAATGTTAACGGGTATACCTCAAGCGGCCGCACTTCCATTCGTTAAAATTTTACCCCCAGGGAAAGGGCAAACGAAATTACAGGGAATTCCTTACATTGTCGGGACAGCCGTGTTCAAAAAAGATAAAATGACTGGGATGATGACGGAAAAAGAAACAAGAGGGCTATTGTGGTTAAGGGATGAAGTGGAATCATATACCGTGACCATAAAACCCAAAGGGGTGAAAGGGAAGATATCTTTAAGTCCAGTGTCAGCCAAAGTCAAGATCATTCCGCAAATTATCAACGGAGAATGGAAATTATTGGTGAAGGTAAATACAGATGGATCTGTTATACAAAATGGAACGAATTTAAACCTTTCAAATCCTAAGTCTCTAAAAGCTGCAGAACGGGCATATCAAAAAGATATAGAAAAACGCATCGAGATGGCTTTTCTGAATACTCAGCATAAGAAAGCGGACATTTTAGGGTTAGGTAAAGATTTCTATAGGAAATATCCTAAACAGTTTAATAAGGTTGATAACCACTGGGATGAGATATTCTCAGAAATGGAAGTGGAAGTCGATGTTGCGGCCCATATTCGAAGACAGGGCTATATAAACAAACCGGCAGGATTGTCTGAGGAAGAGGTGAAGGACAAATGA
- a CDS encoding RNA polymerase sigma factor, translating to MKEKLDKELMALVMKKHRPALEELYDRHIKLIYGFIFKFTNGNPDKTKEIVQLVFLKLWTTKSSYNSEKGHFVSWLLTVTRNVCVDYVRKDSVHIRNNKHMDMSRPIDLEDPNDDIENGLLHSEIANAKSKLSKPQKRLIDLLYWKGYSLTEIAKIENEPIGTIKSRLHQSLKLLKKYLEVGGL from the coding sequence TTGAAAGAAAAACTTGATAAGGAATTGATGGCATTAGTAATGAAAAAGCATCGTCCTGCTCTGGAAGAACTTTATGACCGGCATATTAAATTAATCTATGGTTTTATTTTTAAGTTCACAAATGGAAATCCTGATAAAACTAAAGAGATAGTGCAATTGGTCTTTTTAAAGCTCTGGACCACAAAAAGCAGCTACAATTCCGAAAAGGGGCACTTTGTAAGCTGGCTTTTGACCGTTACACGAAATGTGTGTGTGGATTATGTCCGTAAAGACAGCGTTCATATTCGGAATAATAAACACATGGACATGAGTCGTCCAATTGACTTAGAAGATCCGAATGATGATATAGAAAATGGGCTATTACACAGTGAAATTGCCAATGCAAAAAGTAAGTTAAGCAAGCCGCAAAAAAGACTGATTGATTTACTATATTGGAAAGGGTACTCGTTAACCGAAATTGCCAAAATTGAAAATGAACCGATTGGTACCATCAAGAGCAGACTTCACCAGTCGCTTAAATTGTTGAAAAAGTATTTGGAAGTAGGTGGTTTGTAA
- a CDS encoding IDEAL domain-containing protein, which yields MEKQLPGTSLEPEEMAEMVLKKALSDYRKAQIEKEIDDSLRNRDKEEFLRLTEILKGIS from the coding sequence ATGGAGAAGCAATTGCCAGGAACATCGCTTGAACCTGAAGAGATGGCTGAAATGGTTTTAAAAAAGGCCCTTAGTGATTACCGGAAAGCACAAATTGAAAAAGAAATCGATGACTCATTAAGAAATCGTGATAAGGAAGAGTTCCTACGTCTAACTGAAATATTGAAGGGCATTTCCTGA
- a CDS encoding extracellular solute-binding protein: MLVLLGFSPEMVPKRGQAVDDVVKVYGPGGPLGPIKEVAEQFTKETGIKVEVTAGPEEKWIDQAKQDADIIYGGSEYMLTDFMHDHPELLDEKGRTELYTRSAGILVRKGNPKSIQSLEDLTKKGVKIVDVNGAGQLGLWEDLAGRKGLIPGISRNIAISVKSSAEAIDLWKANSKLDAWITYESWHYRLADVTDLVQLPEEDKLYRGTPISITSKSDNKKKAKQFIDYLKTEESHQVFQNWGWK, encoded by the coding sequence ATGCTAGTACTGTTAGGATTTTCACCGGAAATGGTTCCGAAACGGGGGCAAGCTGTTGACGACGTAGTAAAAGTCTATGGACCAGGTGGCCCTCTTGGACCTATCAAGGAAGTGGCGGAACAATTCACCAAAGAAACGGGGATAAAAGTTGAAGTAACAGCGGGACCCGAAGAAAAATGGATTGATCAAGCCAAACAGGATGCAGATATCATTTACGGAGGGTCCGAGTATATGCTAACAGATTTTATGCATGATCATCCGGAGCTCCTTGATGAAAAAGGCCGTACAGAGTTGTATACACGGTCAGCTGGCATCCTGGTTAGAAAAGGAAACCCAAAGAGTATACAGTCCTTGGAGGATTTGACAAAGAAGGGTGTAAAGATTGTGGATGTTAATGGAGCCGGGCAACTGGGGCTATGGGAAGATTTGGCTGGAAGGAAAGGATTGATTCCTGGAATTAGCAGGAATATTGCCATTTCAGTGAAGTCCAGTGCAGAAGCCATCGATCTATGGAAGGCAAATTCTAAATTAGACGCCTGGATTACATATGAATCCTGGCATTACCGTCTGGCGGATGTTACGGACCTGGTTCAGCTCCCTGAGGAAGACAAGCTCTATAGAGGAACCCCGATAAGCATAACGAGTAAGAGTGATAACAAGAAAAAGGCAAAACAATTCATTGATTATCTTAAAACGGAAGAATCCCATCAAGTATTTCAAAACTGGGGATGGAAGTAA
- a CDS encoding anti-sigma factor, protein MNIECANLLSFLSGELGEKEKKAFAEHLTQCSECTGEYEQMTEAWNSLKWDFEEKEPSSSLKSEVMNFVFEADDEVPVRKEKKWSRFFFKQFTPVTSGLLLAALVLAFVLLYSNIQLKKELAAINLPMEVKTSLSLQPADKTAVNMNTDGAAYILQQGEERRLIVQIQNLPSLQESEVYQVWLLKDGKRTNAGTFKPDEAGTGSLTYKLSIKDKFNQIGITREPDSNSTKPRGEKIVGSS, encoded by the coding sequence ATGAATATAGAGTGCGCTAACCTGCTTTCATTTTTATCGGGTGAACTGGGAGAAAAAGAAAAAAAAGCATTCGCGGAACACTTAACACAATGCTCTGAATGCACTGGGGAGTATGAACAAATGACGGAAGCCTGGAATTCATTGAAATGGGATTTCGAAGAAAAAGAACCTTCTTCTTCCCTGAAATCAGAGGTCATGAATTTTGTCTTTGAGGCTGATGATGAAGTTCCAGTGAGAAAGGAAAAGAAATGGAGTCGTTTTTTCTTTAAGCAGTTTACACCAGTAACCTCAGGTCTTTTGTTGGCAGCGCTAGTTTTGGCGTTTGTGCTGTTATATTCCAATATTCAACTGAAAAAAGAGCTTGCGGCCATCAATCTGCCAATGGAGGTTAAAACGTCGCTATCTTTGCAGCCTGCCGATAAGACGGCTGTAAATATGAATACGGACGGTGCAGCATACATTTTGCAGCAAGGAGAAGAAAGACGGTTAATCGTGCAAATTCAGAATTTGCCTAGCCTTCAAGAGTCCGAGGTGTATCAGGTGTGGTTGCTGAAAGATGGAAAACGGACAAATGCAGGAACTTTCAAGCCTGATGAAGCCGGCACAGGATCATTGACATACAAACTGTCCATTAAAGATAAATTCAATCAAATTGGCATCACAAGAGAACCAGACTCAAATAGTACAAAGCCGAGAGGCGAGAAAATAGTTGGCTCTTCATAA
- a CDS encoding GerAB/ArcD/ProY family transporter, which translates to MEKGKISSLQMAFMMYPTIVATAILGIPSITAKYAKTDLWLSPILAALIGYLTVYIAYKLHNLYPKQTVIQFSVQIIGLAPGKILGFLFLFFYIQNTGLILRGYAEFVVGSFLVRTPISVIMASMVLLCAFIVRGGIEVLGRAAELFVPVFIFPICILILLLIPDLEFKNIFPILGEGIMPPIKGAIVPGGWFSEFFLIIFLLPFLADMKKGMKSGMMTVFVVMMTLFVVNLTVLFVLGSTTSTKLYPLMNVSRYISLADFFEHVESAVMAVWIVGAFVKISVFYYASALGTAQWLNLSDYRPVVWPIGILIVIFSLWSLPSSVDVSRNDINVFPLQSILMQTIIPLLLLVIAVVRKRNRKGTETS; encoded by the coding sequence ATGGAGAAAGGGAAAATTTCATCATTACAGATGGCATTCATGATGTATCCGACGATTGTGGCAACGGCTATTCTCGGGATTCCCAGCATCACAGCGAAATATGCCAAAACCGATTTATGGCTGTCCCCCATTCTTGCTGCGCTGATAGGGTATCTGACGGTGTATATCGCTTATAAACTTCACAATCTGTATCCGAAGCAAACTGTGATCCAATTCAGTGTACAGATTATTGGGTTGGCTCCGGGGAAGATTCTCGGTTTTTTATTCTTGTTTTTTTATATCCAGAACACGGGGCTAATCCTTAGAGGTTACGCAGAATTTGTTGTCGGCTCTTTTCTGGTACGTACCCCGATTAGTGTGATCATGGCATCGATGGTGCTTCTGTGTGCGTTCATCGTACGCGGGGGAATAGAAGTGTTGGGGCGAGCTGCTGAATTGTTTGTACCTGTTTTCATTTTTCCAATCTGTATCTTAATCCTTTTGCTGATTCCCGATCTTGAATTCAAGAATATATTCCCGATATTAGGGGAAGGAATTATGCCTCCAATCAAGGGTGCGATTGTACCGGGTGGATGGTTCAGCGAGTTTTTCCTGATCATTTTCCTCCTTCCTTTCTTGGCGGATATGAAAAAAGGGATGAAATCCGGGATGATGACTGTGTTTGTCGTGATGATGACGTTATTTGTGGTGAATCTTACGGTTCTTTTTGTACTCGGGTCAACAACATCCACAAAGCTTTACCCCTTGATGAATGTATCTCGATACATCAGTTTGGCCGACTTTTTTGAACATGTAGAGTCCGCCGTCATGGCGGTATGGATAGTAGGGGCGTTTGTAAAAATTTCCGTTTTTTATTATGCATCTGCTTTAGGTACAGCACAGTGGCTGAATCTCTCCGACTATCGTCCTGTTGTATGGCCGATAGGGATTTTGATTGTCATTTTCAGTTTGTGGTCGTTGCCTAGCTCTGTGGATGTCAGTCGTAATGATATCAACGTCTTCCCTTTACAAAGTATTTTGATGCAAACGATTATTCCTCTGTTATTGTTGGTGATTGCTGTAGTAAGGAAAAGAAATCGTAAAGGAACCGAAACCAGCTGA
- a CDS encoding YjjG family noncanonical pyrimidine nucleotidase codes for MKYEIILFDVDDTLLDFGISEKKALHEAFLEFGLPTGAEDYAGCYQEISKVLWRDLEQGLIDLTNLGVERFKRLFLKHGLDIDADAFGRVYLGHLGKEIHLVPGALEVCEKLGGCRLAIITNGFTAVQTARIGGSALCDTFETLIVSQEAGFQKPDRGIFDYAFSELKITDKSKALIVGDSLTSDIQGGLNYGMDTCWYNPHQKVNNLGIKPTYEIRTLTDLLEIVGSKQV; via the coding sequence ATGAAATACGAGATTATCTTATTTGATGTTGATGATACATTGCTAGACTTTGGAATATCGGAAAAAAAAGCACTGCATGAAGCCTTTTTAGAGTTCGGTTTGCCTACAGGGGCGGAGGATTATGCGGGATGCTACCAAGAAATCAGTAAGGTATTATGGAGGGATTTGGAACAGGGGCTTATAGATTTAACAAATCTGGGAGTGGAAAGGTTCAAGCGGTTGTTCCTGAAGCATGGGCTTGATATCGATGCGGATGCTTTCGGCCGTGTGTACCTAGGACATTTGGGAAAGGAAATACATCTTGTGCCAGGGGCTTTGGAGGTTTGTGAGAAGCTTGGAGGATGCCGGCTGGCCATTATTACAAATGGCTTCACGGCAGTGCAGACAGCAAGAATCGGCGGGTCAGCCCTTTGCGATACCTTTGAGACCTTGATAGTTTCCCAAGAGGCTGGGTTTCAGAAGCCTGATAGAGGGATTTTTGATTATGCATTTTCCGAGTTAAAGATCACAGATAAATCGAAAGCGTTGATAGTGGGTGACTCCTTGACTTCAGATATACAGGGCGGCTTGAATTATGGAATGGATACATGCTGGTACAATCCCCATCAAAAGGTTAATAATCTGGGAATCAAGCCCACCTATGAAATCCGGACGCTCACTGATCTTTTGGAGATTGTAGGCAGTAAACAAGTATAG
- a CDS encoding GerAB/ArcD/ProY family transporter gives MEKGKISSLQMAFMMYPTIVATAILGVPSITAKYAKTDLWLSPILASLIGFATVYIAYKLHKLYPKQTVIQFSEQIIGRIPGKILGFLFLFFYIPITGQILRSYGEYIVDSFLVKTPISVIMASMILLCAIIVRGGIEVLGRAAQLFVPVFIIPILLLIILLGPDLQFKNIFPILGNGIMPPIKGSIVPGGWFSEFFLMIFLLPFLADMKKGMKYGMMTVFAVMMTLVVVNLIVLFVLGSTTSTKNYPLMNVSRYISFADFFEHLESAIMAVWIVGAFVKISVFYYAAALGTAQWLNLSDYRPVVWPIGILIVEFSFWSYPSAMDVSRFDIIAFPFYGVLMQTLIPLLLLVIAVVKRNKQRKKGSNSS, from the coding sequence ATGGAGAAAGGTAAAATTTCATCTCTGCAGATGGCATTCATGATGTATCCGACGATTGTGGCAACGGCCATTCTCGGTGTTCCAAGCATCACAGCGAAATATGCCAAAACTGATTTATGGCTGTCCCCCATTTTGGCGTCCCTCATCGGGTTTGCGACGGTGTATATCGCTTATAAACTTCACAAACTTTATCCGAAACAAACGGTTATCCAATTCAGTGAACAGATCATTGGTCGGATTCCAGGGAAAATTCTCGGTTTTTTATTCTTGTTTTTTTATATCCCGATCACAGGGCAAATCCTAAGAAGTTACGGAGAATATATTGTCGACTCTTTTCTGGTCAAAACCCCAATTAGCGTGATCATGGCATCGATGATACTCCTCTGTGCCATTATCGTACGCGGAGGGATAGAAGTGTTGGGGAGAGCTGCCCAATTGTTTGTTCCCGTTTTTATCATTCCAATCCTCCTCTTAATCATCTTACTGGGCCCTGATCTTCAATTTAAGAATATATTCCCGATATTGGGGAATGGAATTATGCCTCCAATCAAGGGTTCGATTGTACCAGGTGGATGGTTCAGCGAGTTTTTTTTGATGATTTTTCTACTCCCTTTTTTAGCGGATATGAAAAAAGGAATGAAATATGGGATGATGACTGTGTTTGCCGTAATGATGACGTTAGTTGTGGTGAATCTTATCGTTCTTTTTGTACTTGGATCAACAACATCCACAAAGAATTATCCCCTGATGAATGTATCTCGGTACATCAGTTTTGCCGACTTTTTTGAACATTTGGAGTCCGCCATCATGGCCGTATGGATAGTAGGAGCGTTTGTCAAAATTTCTGTGTTTTATTATGCGGCTGCTTTGGGTACCGCGCAGTGGCTGAATCTCTCCGACTATCGTCCTGTTGTATGGCCGATAGGGATTTTGATTGTAGAATTCAGCTTTTGGTCGTATCCTAGCGCTATGGATGTCAGTCGTTTTGATATCATCGCCTTCCCTTTTTATGGGGTTTTGATGCAAACGTTGATTCCTTTGTTATTGTTGGTGATAGCTGTTGTTAAAAGAAATAAACAGAGAAAAAAGGGAAGCAATTCAAGCTAA
- a CDS encoding COG4315 family predicted lipoprotein — protein sequence MKKWMVFSVFIMVLVLAACGNEANDSPQNDEVVSGTADEKAVTLKLLESETTGEYLADSRGMALYFFKKDKSGKSNCTDECLKKWPPFMERDFAVPEGFKEKDFGTIKREDTGEEQVTYKGFPLYYFVNDKSAGDVNGEGMKNVWYIVNNKTVFPK from the coding sequence ATGAAAAAGTGGATGGTATTTTCAGTTTTTATTATGGTCCTAGTTTTGGCGGCATGTGGAAATGAAGCTAATGATTCACCCCAAAATGATGAAGTGGTTAGTGGTACTGCCGATGAAAAAGCAGTAACCCTAAAATTATTGGAAAGTGAAACAACAGGCGAGTACTTGGCTGATTCCAGGGGAATGGCACTTTATTTTTTCAAGAAAGATAAATCAGGAAAAAGCAATTGCACGGATGAATGTCTGAAAAAATGGCCGCCGTTCATGGAAAGGGATTTTGCAGTCCCTGAAGGGTTTAAGGAAAAAGACTTTGGAACCATTAAAAGGGAAGATACAGGGGAAGAGCAGGTAACGTACAAAGGTTTTCCGCTCTACTACTTTGTGAATGATAAGTCAGCGGGAGATGTCAATGGCGAAGGTATGAAAAATGTTTGGTATATTGTAAATAACAAGACGGTTTTTCCAAAATAA